The following are from one region of the Alkalimarinus sediminis genome:
- a CDS encoding RNA polymerase sigma factor FliA, which yields MMYSDSNIERADSLVRQHAPLVKRIAYHLMARLPASVQVDDLIQSGMMGLLEASKKYEPSKGASFETYAGIRIRGAMMDEIRKGDWVPRSVHRNTRKIAEAIKCIEDREGRDAKDHEVAAELGMDLDEYYSCVKDSASGRLFSFEEILEGGDGTVDQPPEAMDNPYSELQDDAFKEGLVKAIASLPERERLVLSLYYDQELNLKEIGAVLSVSESRVSQIHSQAALRLRSRLIEWH from the coding sequence ATGATGTATAGTGACTCAAATATTGAACGGGCTGATAGTTTAGTTCGACAGCACGCACCTTTGGTGAAGCGTATAGCCTATCATCTGATGGCAAGACTTCCCGCTAGTGTGCAGGTCGATGATCTCATCCAGTCTGGTATGATGGGGTTATTAGAAGCCTCTAAGAAATATGAGCCATCAAAAGGTGCTTCATTCGAAACCTATGCAGGTATTCGAATACGGGGTGCTATGATGGACGAGATTCGTAAAGGGGACTGGGTTCCTCGGTCGGTTCATAGAAATACTCGTAAAATAGCAGAAGCGATTAAGTGCATTGAAGACCGGGAAGGCCGGGATGCAAAAGATCATGAGGTTGCGGCTGAACTAGGTATGGACTTAGATGAGTATTACTCTTGTGTAAAAGATAGTGCCAGTGGGAGGCTGTTTAGCTTCGAAGAGATACTGGAAGGTGGGGATGGAACCGTTGATCAACCCCCGGAAGCTATGGATAATCCCTACTCAGAACTACAGGACGATGCGTTCAAAGAGGGGCTGGTAAAAGCCATTGCTTCTCTGCCCGAGCGAGAGCGCTTGGTACTTTCGCTCTACTACGATCAAGAGCTTAACCTGAAGGAAATTGGTGCAGTGCTTTCGGTAAGCGAATCAAGGGTTAGCCAAATACATAGTCAGGCAGCTTTACGCCTAAGATCCCGACTTATTGAGTGGCATTAA
- a CDS encoding protein phosphatase CheZ produces the protein MTNKEDNSQDMSGFETQLKSQAADLKDLVDSGNISEALKVISDLNATRDQSLYQEVGRLTRTLHESIRNFQIDTARSADQEELSKIDDATDRLSYVVDMTNKAANKTLDLVEESMPIASEMKEEADILKEDWAKLRRREMNPDEFRQLYKRMDLFLDKLSSQSDKVYRNLSDILLAQDFQDLTGQVIKRVTGLVQEVEENLVSLVAMAGKVDQITGTVHEGLEQKQENNIERGEGPQMNAEERVDVVSSQDDVDDLLSSLGF, from the coding sequence ATGACAAATAAAGAAGATAATTCGCAAGATATGTCAGGATTTGAAACGCAGCTCAAGAGTCAGGCGGCTGATCTGAAAGACTTAGTTGACTCAGGTAATATCTCCGAAGCGTTAAAGGTTATCTCTGACCTAAACGCGACTAGAGATCAAAGTCTATACCAAGAGGTGGGCCGTCTTACGCGGACTCTGCACGAATCAATAAGGAACTTTCAGATCGATACGGCTAGGTCGGCTGATCAAGAAGAGCTTTCTAAAATTGATGATGCGACCGATCGCTTGTCCTATGTGGTCGATATGACCAATAAGGCAGCGAACAAAACACTCGATCTTGTTGAAGAGAGCATGCCTATTGCTTCAGAAATGAAAGAAGAGGCAGATATCTTAAAAGAAGATTGGGCTAAGTTGCGTAGACGGGAGATGAACCCCGATGAGTTTCGTCAACTGTATAAAAGAATGGACCTATTTCTTGATAAATTAAGCAGCCAATCGGATAAAGTTTATCGAAACTTGTCCGACATATTATTGGCGCAAGATTTTCAAGATCTCACAGGTCAGGTTATCAAGCGGGTAACCGGGCTAGTGCAGGAGGTTGAGGAAAACCTAGTAAGCTTAGTGGCAATGGCCGGTAAGGTAGACCAGATTACAGGTACCGTTCACGAAGGATTAGAACAAAAACAAGAAAATAATATTGAGCGTGGTGAAGGGCCTCAGATGAACGCCGAAGAGCGTGTTGATGTGGTTTCGAGCCAAGATGATGTGGATGATTTACTCTCCAGTCTAGGTTTTTGA
- a CDS encoding protein-glutamate methylesterase/protein-glutamine glutaminase, translated as MTVSVLVVDDSGFFRRRVCEILDSVSTIKVVGTASNGQEALELVKKLKPDVVTMDYEMPVMNGVAAVKQIMREAPTPVLMFSSLTYEGARVTLDALDAGAVDFLPKNFEDIARDSSHMQEVLKQRILAVAATNKSRSSVSEVTTRETNIAPAAKSSTHSPSPSTVNRSTADSATTNRIPIAERVKNRLKRPTVVPKSGAKLQGHQAATANERVDEKASSVSNSKIPHQVSLVAIGTSTGGPIALQKILTKLPGNFAKPILLIQHMPASFTQAFAERLNRQCQITVKQAEDGDLLKPGLALLAPGGKQMIIESRSGSARVKILEGDERLHYKPCVDVTFGSAARCFPGKTLGIILTGMGADGKDGCRLMKQTGSTVWAQDRKSSVIYGMPMAVVKAGLADEILSLDDVAGRIVAGLK; from the coding sequence ATGACGGTTTCCGTCTTAGTGGTAGATGATTCGGGTTTTTTTAGACGAAGAGTCTGTGAAATACTTGATTCGGTAAGCACAATTAAAGTAGTTGGTACTGCAAGCAATGGCCAGGAAGCACTTGAGTTAGTCAAAAAACTCAAGCCTGATGTGGTAACAATGGACTATGAAATGCCAGTGATGAATGGCGTCGCAGCGGTTAAACAGATCATGCGAGAAGCCCCCACACCTGTATTAATGTTTTCTTCTCTTACTTACGAAGGTGCAAGAGTAACGCTAGATGCGTTAGATGCAGGTGCCGTTGATTTTCTGCCCAAGAACTTTGAAGATATCGCGCGAGACTCCAGCCATATGCAGGAGGTGCTCAAGCAACGTATACTGGCAGTTGCGGCGACCAATAAGAGCCGCTCATCTGTATCTGAAGTAACCACACGCGAAACCAATATCGCACCGGCAGCTAAATCTTCAACTCACTCTCCATCACCGAGCACTGTGAATAGGTCTACCGCTGATAGTGCCACAACAAACCGAATCCCAATTGCAGAAAGAGTTAAGAATCGCCTAAAGCGCCCCACCGTAGTACCAAAATCAGGGGCAAAACTGCAGGGACACCAAGCTGCTACCGCTAATGAACGAGTTGACGAAAAAGCGAGCTCGGTCTCAAACAGTAAAATCCCCCACCAGGTTAGCCTAGTTGCTATTGGTACTTCGACTGGGGGGCCAATAGCGTTACAAAAGATACTGACTAAGTTACCGGGCAATTTTGCAAAGCCTATTCTCCTGATTCAGCACATGCCTGCGTCTTTCACCCAAGCATTTGCTGAGCGCTTGAACCGGCAGTGTCAAATTACCGTCAAGCAAGCAGAAGATGGCGATCTGTTAAAACCCGGGTTGGCACTGTTAGCTCCGGGTGGCAAACAGATGATAATCGAGTCTCGTTCTGGTAGTGCGCGAGTAAAAATTCTAGAAGGTGATGAGCGCTTGCACTACAAGCCTTGCGTAGATGTCACATTTGGTTCTGCTGCAAGGTGCTTCCCTGGCAAAACACTAGGCATTATTCTTACTGGGATGGGTGCTGACGGAAAAGATGGCTGTCGTTTAATGAAGCAGACCGGTTCAACCGTTTGGGCGCAAGATCGAAAAAGTAGTGTTATTTATGGCATGCCAATGGCCGTAGTTAAGGCTGGTTTGGCCGATGAAATATTAAGCCTTGATGATGTAGCAGGGCGTATTGTGGCAGGGCTGAAGTAA
- the flhA gene encoding flagellar biosynthesis protein FlhA has protein sequence MEQAFSLQNLKSLTQGNLGIPLLLLVILGMMVLPMPPFLLDLLFTFNIALAIVVLLVCVYAMRPVDFAIFPTILLVATLLRLALNVASTRVVLLYGHEGGDAAGKVIEAFGEVVIGGNYAVGLVVFAILMIINFAVVTKGAGRVSEVSARFTLDAMPGKQMAIDADLNAGLIGQEDAKARREEIAQEADFYGSMDGASKFVRGDAVAGLMILVINIIGGLTIGMIQHDLDFSDAMQKYSLLTIGDGLVAQIPSLLLSTAAAIMVTRVSTTQDMSHQMYNQMFASPRSMAVAAAILLIMGSIPGMPHFAFLGLGLLTAAIAYYIWYRKNRGQVDEGVVKPGVAGTGGSGGSGGTAGSVPSPVPGGGAPTTPSSETKELGWDDVLTVDVVGLEVGYRLIPLVDKSQGGQLLGRIKGVRKKLSQELGFLMPSVHIRDNLDLMPNVYRITLMGVNLAEAEIHPDRELAINPGQVFGKLEGIEGKDPAFGLDAVWIEPSQKDHAQTLGYTVVDASTVVATHLNQILQKHAHELIGHEEVQQWLEQLVKASPKLGEELVPATLSVSLLLKVLQSLLIENVPIRDMRSIAEAIVNVTPKSQDPVMLVAAARQSLKRLIVQNICGADGEIPVITLDPELEQLLLKSVQQAQKVGAGDDVGLVLEPRMIEKLQRSLNDAAQRQEVMGKPPILLVSAPLRPVLAKFVRFGIERLHVLSYQEVPDNKQITIVATVGQ, from the coding sequence ATGGAACAAGCGTTCAGCTTACAAAATCTTAAAAGCCTTACCCAGGGCAACCTTGGTATACCGTTACTGTTGTTAGTAATACTGGGTATGATGGTTTTACCCATGCCTCCTTTTCTATTGGATCTCCTGTTTACCTTTAATATTGCATTGGCCATTGTGGTGTTGTTGGTGTGTGTTTATGCCATGCGACCCGTCGATTTCGCCATTTTCCCGACAATATTGCTAGTAGCGACGTTATTGCGGCTAGCGCTTAACGTTGCATCAACACGAGTTGTCTTACTTTACGGTCATGAGGGGGGCGATGCGGCGGGTAAAGTTATTGAGGCCTTTGGTGAAGTCGTGATAGGTGGGAACTACGCCGTTGGTTTAGTGGTGTTTGCAATACTCATGATTATTAACTTCGCGGTTGTGACCAAAGGGGCGGGTAGGGTCTCCGAAGTGAGTGCACGATTTACCTTAGATGCAATGCCTGGCAAACAAATGGCTATCGACGCAGACTTGAATGCAGGGCTTATTGGTCAAGAAGATGCTAAAGCGCGTCGTGAAGAGATAGCACAGGAGGCTGACTTTTACGGCTCAATGGATGGCGCGAGTAAGTTTGTTCGTGGGGATGCTGTTGCAGGGTTGATGATTCTGGTGATCAATATTATTGGTGGATTGACCATTGGTATGATTCAGCATGACCTCGACTTTAGTGATGCCATGCAAAAATACTCATTATTAACGATCGGTGACGGTTTGGTTGCACAGATCCCGTCACTGTTACTATCAACGGCCGCCGCGATTATGGTGACCCGGGTGAGCACCACACAGGATATGTCTCACCAAATGTACAATCAAATGTTCGCCTCTCCACGGTCGATGGCGGTTGCAGCGGCAATACTGCTCATTATGGGGTCTATTCCTGGTATGCCTCATTTTGCTTTTCTGGGGCTAGGTCTACTTACAGCCGCGATTGCTTACTACATTTGGTATCGAAAAAATCGAGGGCAAGTGGATGAAGGTGTAGTAAAGCCAGGCGTTGCAGGCACTGGTGGCAGTGGTGGCAGTGGTGGTACAGCAGGGTCGGTACCTTCGCCGGTTCCTGGTGGCGGTGCACCAACGACGCCTTCTAGCGAGACCAAAGAGTTAGGTTGGGATGATGTTTTGACCGTTGATGTGGTTGGGTTAGAAGTGGGTTATCGCCTCATTCCGCTGGTAGATAAGTCTCAAGGTGGTCAGTTACTAGGTCGCATAAAAGGGGTGAGAAAAAAACTATCTCAAGAGTTGGGCTTTTTAATGCCTTCTGTGCATATCAGAGACAACCTCGACCTTATGCCAAATGTTTACCGTATTACCTTAATGGGGGTGAATTTGGCAGAAGCAGAGATTCATCCGGACCGGGAGTTGGCGATTAATCCAGGGCAGGTATTTGGTAAGTTAGAAGGAATAGAAGGCAAAGATCCCGCATTTGGTTTAGATGCGGTGTGGATCGAACCCAGTCAAAAAGACCACGCACAGACACTAGGGTACACCGTCGTCGATGCTAGTACTGTGGTGGCGACCCATCTTAATCAAATTTTACAAAAACATGCGCACGAGTTGATCGGGCATGAAGAAGTTCAGCAGTGGTTAGAGCAGTTAGTAAAAGCGTCACCAAAATTAGGCGAAGAGCTTGTACCTGCGACGCTATCGGTGAGTCTGCTTCTTAAAGTGCTGCAAAGTCTGCTAATAGAAAATGTGCCGATTCGAGATATGAGAAGTATCGCCGAGGCCATTGTCAATGTAACACCTAAGAGCCAAGACCCTGTAATGTTAGTAGCTGCCGCAAGACAGTCGTTGAAGCGACTTATCGTACAAAATATCTGTGGCGCAGATGGTGAGATTCCAGTTATTACCCTTGATCCAGAGCTGGAACAACTATTGCTTAAGTCTGTACAGCAAGCGCAGAAAGTTGGCGCAGGCGATGATGTCGGATTAGTGCTCGAACCAAGAATGATTGAAAAACTGCAGCGTTCGTTGAATGACGCCGCACAGCGACAAGAAGTTATGGGCAAGCCCCCAATATTGCTGGTCTCAGCGCCTCTAAGACCAGTGCTTGCGAAGTTTGTAAGGTTTGGTATTGAACGGTTGCATGTGCTTTCTTACCAAGAAGTACCCGACAACAAGCAAATTACAATCGTCGCAACCGTAGGGCAGTAG
- a CDS encoding MinD/ParA family protein, with protein sequence MSNSNPVQVIAVTGGKGGIGKSNVSINLALALSELGRRVVVLDADLGLANIDVLLGITSKKNLADVLSGECGLRDVMVEGPGGIKVVPASSGTQKMVALSPLEHAGLINAFSEISGDLDVLIVDTAAGISEGVVSFLRAAQEIVVVVVDEPTSITDSYALIKLLNRDYGIHRFRVLANMVKTQQEGRHLYSKLVKVTDRFLDVALQYVGSIPFDEAVKKSVQRQRAVLDAYPRAKASLAYKSLAQKADSWPLPSSPRGHLEFFVERLVQA encoded by the coding sequence ATGAGTAATTCAAATCCAGTCCAGGTTATTGCAGTTACCGGCGGTAAGGGTGGAATTGGCAAAAGTAACGTATCTATAAACCTTGCACTTGCGCTCTCTGAGTTAGGAAGGAGAGTCGTTGTGCTTGATGCTGACTTGGGGTTGGCAAATATTGATGTTCTGTTAGGTATTACATCGAAGAAAAACCTGGCCGACGTACTGTCTGGCGAGTGTGGTTTGCGAGACGTGATGGTTGAAGGCCCTGGCGGCATTAAAGTAGTACCTGCATCCTCAGGCACGCAAAAAATGGTAGCGCTAAGCCCATTAGAGCATGCTGGATTAATCAACGCCTTTAGTGAAATCTCTGGTGATCTGGATGTGCTTATTGTCGATACGGCAGCAGGTATCTCTGAGGGTGTCGTAAGTTTCTTACGGGCCGCACAAGAAATAGTCGTAGTGGTAGTAGACGAGCCAACATCGATTACCGACTCCTATGCGCTTATTAAACTGCTTAACCGAGACTATGGTATTCACCGCTTTAGGGTTTTGGCTAATATGGTTAAAACTCAGCAGGAAGGTCGTCATCTATACTCAAAACTGGTTAAAGTAACAGACCGGTTTCTTGATGTGGCTCTGCAATATGTAGGCAGCATTCCTTTTGATGAGGCTGTCAAAAAGTCGGTGCAGCGTCAGCGGGCTGTCTTAGACGCGTATCCTCGAGCGAAAGCTTCATTAGCGTATAAATCATTGGCACAAAAAGCAGATAGTTGGCCTCTACCATCTTCTCCTAGAGGGCACCTTGAGTTTTTTGTAGAACGATTAGTGCAGGCTTAA
- the flhF gene encoding flagellar biosynthesis protein FlhF — protein MKVKRFFAATMQEALRMVREEMGADAVILSNQKVGGGVEIVTALDYDEQLAMSQVDVASSPEKAPSPTQIGRMQAERHVRLQEEMERAREKISGVKNRQTIDNKDQPSPAPSEVESTQKSAPTSELESMRAELHHLKDLLNQQLQNSSEARKSTDSAASIVKSNIEDRLSRMGIEKSLIDALMPGIKEGADISVAWNRALAELSHVLAVEDDELIDRGGVYALVGQTGSGKTTTIGKMAARYVLQHGPESVALITTDRYRIAAHEQLMVFGRILNIPVRIVDEQNSLDDVIDSLQDKKLVLIDTAGLNHQDPDWAEQLHEIRDSKYPIQSYLVLSAITQTQIMKSTYHYYKMVGLAGCLVTKLDEAVSLGEVISFLYLSGLSVAYVTDGQKIPDDIHLAKAHSIVSRGVSLFKEQEKFESELLSNTQGRIHNNGRANELTSMYFGHTA, from the coding sequence ATGAAAGTAAAACGTTTTTTTGCCGCTACCATGCAAGAAGCTTTGCGTATGGTTCGTGAAGAAATGGGTGCCGATGCGGTGATTCTTTCTAATCAGAAAGTGGGTGGAGGTGTTGAAATTGTTACAGCCCTAGACTACGACGAGCAATTGGCAATGAGTCAGGTTGATGTGGCAAGCTCACCAGAGAAGGCTCCCTCGCCAACTCAAATTGGCCGTATGCAAGCTGAAAGGCATGTACGTCTTCAAGAAGAGATGGAGAGAGCTCGTGAGAAGATTAGTGGCGTAAAAAATCGTCAAACTATCGACAATAAGGATCAACCGAGCCCAGCCCCTAGTGAGGTTGAAAGCACTCAAAAGTCAGCACCGACGTCAGAATTGGAGTCTATGAGAGCAGAACTCCATCACCTTAAAGACCTTCTTAATCAGCAGTTACAAAACAGTAGTGAAGCCCGCAAAAGTACCGACAGCGCTGCTTCGATTGTCAAATCAAATATTGAAGATCGCCTAAGCCGTATGGGAATAGAGAAGTCCCTTATTGATGCCTTAATGCCCGGTATAAAAGAAGGGGCTGACATTAGTGTTGCCTGGAATAGAGCATTGGCCGAGTTGTCTCATGTGCTTGCAGTAGAGGATGATGAGTTGATTGATCGAGGTGGAGTATATGCCTTGGTGGGGCAAACAGGCTCAGGTAAAACCACTACTATCGGGAAAATGGCCGCGCGCTATGTGCTGCAACACGGCCCAGAGTCAGTTGCATTAATCACGACCGACCGATATCGAATCGCTGCCCATGAGCAGTTGATGGTGTTTGGTCGAATTCTGAATATCCCTGTACGAATTGTTGATGAGCAGAACTCATTAGATGATGTTATAGACTCATTGCAGGATAAAAAGCTGGTGCTTATTGATACTGCGGGCCTTAACCACCAAGACCCCGATTGGGCCGAACAGTTGCATGAAATTCGTGATTCAAAATACCCCATACAAAGTTATCTGGTTCTTTCGGCTATTACGCAAACTCAGATTATGAAATCGACTTATCACTACTATAAGATGGTTGGCTTGGCCGGTTGTCTTGTGACCAAGTTAGATGAAGCTGTTAGTTTGGGTGAAGTGATTAGTTTTCTCTATCTTAGTGGTTTATCGGTTGCGTATGTGACCGATGGACAAAAAATACCCGATGATATTCATCTTGCAAAAGCCCACTCGATTGTGAGTCGAGGTGTGAGTTTATTTAAAGAGCAAGAGAAATTTGAATCAGAATTGTTGTCTAATACGCAGGGCCGGATACATAATAACGGCCGTGCGAATGAATTGACATCAATGTATTTTGGTCACACTGCCTGA
- the cheY gene encoding chemotaxis response regulator CheY, producing MDKNMKILVVDDFSTMRRIIKNLLRDLGFTNADEADDGNTALPMLQTGKYDFLVTDWNMPGMTGIDLLRAVRADDNLKGLPVLMVTAEAKRDQIVAAAQAGVNGYVVKPFTAAVLKEKIDKIFERIDS from the coding sequence TTGGATAAAAATATGAAAATCCTGGTGGTTGATGATTTTTCAACGATGAGGAGAATTATTAAGAACCTGCTGAGAGATCTTGGCTTTACTAATGCTGATGAGGCAGATGATGGCAATACCGCATTGCCAATGCTTCAGACTGGCAAGTATGACTTTCTTGTGACTGATTGGAATATGCCAGGTATGACAGGCATCGACTTGCTACGTGCAGTCAGGGCTGATGATAATTTAAAAGGGTTACCGGTTCTAATGGTTACTGCAGAGGCGAAGAGGGATCAGATTGTTGCCGCAGCTCAAGCAGGGGTTAATGGCTATGTTGTGAAGCCTTTTACTGCCGCAGTACTGAAAGAAAAAATTGATAAAATATTTGAGCGTATCGATTCTTGA
- a CDS encoding chemotaxis protein CheA, with amino-acid sequence MGFEADEEILQDFLVESGEILELLSEQLVDLEQNPDDTDLLNAIFRGFHTVKGGAGFLQLEALVECCHVAENVFDILRNGKRRVDAELMDVVLQALDAVNEMFEQCRNREELVPADPSLIEALAKLAVPESESGVETEPAATDDTAAEEPAADRPIESPSDDSSDEKGDITDDEFEQLLSALDAPETNSPETNASAPADEASDAPSSAQPSDEITDDEFEKLLDDLHGAGKHGSVVPAAEAPAEEPPAPQASDSDEITDDEFEKLLDDLHGKGQFKGEVAGSEPAADKPGSAESPNADGASDIIDDSEFEKLLDDLHGKGKGPTATDAEAPVNKPTPKPTPKPAPQPKAAPKPAAQAAKKPAGKEQSIATETTVRVDTKRLDDIMNMVGELVLVRNRLKRLGDESEDESMQKAVSNLDVVTGDLQSAVMQTRMQPIKKVFGRFPRVVRDLARNLKKEVNLVLKGEDTDLDKNLVEALSDPLVHLVRNAVDHGIELPDIREANGKPRTGRVILAAEQEGDHILLSIEDDGAGMDPNVLRGKAVEKGLYDEDAAERLTDTECFNLIFAPGFSTKTEISDVSGRGVGMDVVKTKITQLNGTISIDSEKGSGSHIIIKVPLTLAIMPTLMVLLDDQSFAFPLVSVVEIFHLDLSSTNIVDGQECVVVRDNVYPLFHIKRWLVNNIPNEPESDSAHVVIVSVGTKRVGFVVDQLVGQEEVVIKPLGRMLHGTPGMSGATITGDGRIALILDIPSLLQRYA; translated from the coding sequence ATGGGGTTTGAAGCGGATGAAGAGATTCTTCAGGACTTTCTAGTAGAGTCAGGGGAAATTCTTGAGCTTCTGTCAGAGCAACTGGTGGATTTGGAGCAAAATCCGGACGATACGGATTTGCTTAACGCGATCTTTCGTGGGTTTCATACAGTCAAGGGCGGAGCTGGTTTTTTACAGCTTGAAGCGTTAGTTGAATGCTGCCACGTGGCGGAGAATGTGTTTGATATTCTTCGTAATGGCAAACGTCGAGTTGATGCTGAGCTTATGGATGTCGTGCTGCAGGCACTTGACGCCGTCAACGAGATGTTTGAACAGTGTAGAAACAGAGAAGAGCTTGTTCCTGCAGATCCCTCATTAATCGAAGCGCTAGCAAAACTTGCTGTTCCGGAGTCTGAATCTGGCGTAGAAACAGAACCCGCAGCAACGGATGACACTGCCGCAGAAGAACCTGCTGCAGATAGACCCATTGAATCACCTTCTGATGATAGTAGCGACGAGAAGGGTGATATTACCGATGACGAATTTGAGCAGTTACTGAGTGCGCTTGATGCACCTGAGACCAATTCACCTGAGACCAATGCATCGGCTCCTGCAGATGAAGCCAGCGATGCACCTTCCTCAGCGCAACCAAGTGATGAAATTACCGATGATGAGTTCGAAAAGTTACTTGATGACCTCCACGGAGCAGGTAAGCATGGCAGTGTAGTGCCGGCTGCGGAAGCCCCTGCTGAAGAACCCCCTGCACCGCAAGCGTCAGATTCTGATGAAATCACCGATGATGAGTTTGAAAAGCTACTTGATGATCTCCACGGCAAAGGCCAATTTAAGGGTGAGGTAGCAGGTAGTGAGCCAGCGGCAGATAAACCAGGTTCTGCTGAATCGCCTAACGCTGATGGTGCATCTGACATCATTGATGATAGTGAATTCGAAAAACTACTAGATGATCTTCATGGTAAGGGTAAAGGGCCAACGGCAACAGACGCTGAAGCGCCTGTCAATAAACCAACGCCAAAACCAACGCCAAAACCAGCGCCTCAACCCAAAGCAGCACCAAAACCTGCAGCTCAGGCGGCTAAGAAGCCTGCTGGCAAAGAGCAGTCTATCGCGACTGAAACAACGGTTCGGGTAGATACTAAACGCCTTGACGATATTATGAATATGGTCGGTGAACTCGTGTTGGTGAGGAACCGTCTTAAGCGTCTGGGTGATGAAAGTGAAGATGAGTCAATGCAAAAAGCGGTGTCTAATTTAGATGTCGTAACGGGAGACTTGCAATCTGCGGTCATGCAGACCCGTATGCAACCGATTAAGAAAGTATTTGGCCGATTCCCTAGAGTGGTTAGAGATCTTGCCAGAAACTTGAAGAAAGAAGTTAACCTGGTCTTAAAAGGTGAAGATACCGACTTAGATAAAAATCTGGTTGAAGCGCTATCTGATCCACTAGTTCACTTGGTTAGAAATGCAGTGGACCATGGTATCGAGCTGCCTGACATTAGAGAGGCAAATGGCAAGCCTCGAACCGGACGAGTCATATTAGCAGCTGAGCAAGAGGGTGATCATATCTTGCTTTCTATTGAAGATGACGGTGCCGGTATGGACCCGAATGTACTTCGAGGTAAGGCTGTAGAGAAAGGGCTTTATGATGAAGATGCGGCTGAACGTTTAACTGATACTGAGTGTTTCAATCTTATTTTTGCCCCTGGTTTCTCGACCAAAACTGAGATCTCCGATGTTTCTGGTCGTGGTGTTGGAATGGATGTGGTTAAAACCAAAATCACTCAGCTTAATGGCACCATCTCAATTGATTCAGAAAAAGGTAGCGGATCACACATTATTATCAAAGTACCTTTGACGTTGGCTATCATGCCGACATTGATGGTATTGCTTGATGATCAATCATTTGCATTTCCGCTAGTGAGCGTTGTTGAAATTTTTCATCTTGATCTATCAAGCACCAATATTGTTGATGGCCAAGAGTGCGTAGTGGTTAGAGATAACGTATATCCTCTATTTCATATCAAACGTTGGCTGGTTAATAATATTCCGAATGAGCCAGAGAGTGACTCAGCCCATGTCGTGATAGTCTCAGTTGGGACTAAGCGTGTCGGTTTTGTTGTTGACCAGTTAGTAGGTCAGGAAGAAGTGGTTATTAAGCCTTTAGGCCGAATGTTGCACGGTACCCCAGGTATGTCTGGGGCAACAATAACAGGTGATGGCCGTATAGCATTGATTCTCGATATTCCTAGTTTGTTGCAGCGTTACGCGTGA